The Wolbachia endosymbiont (group B) of Gerris lacustris genomic interval AGTTTAGTATCACCACCAACTGCAAGAACTTGAAACACTCCTTGATGTAATTTTAATATTGAAATGTCAAATGTTCCACCACCGAGATCATAAACTGCATATATGCCACTGTTATTGTTCTTTTCAATGGAGTAAGAAAGTGCTGCAGCGGTTGGTTCATTAATGAGGCGAAGAACATCTATGCCAGCTAATTTTGCTGCATATTTGGTTGCGTTACGTGCTGAATCATCAAAATAAGCTGGTACAGTAATCACTGCTTTGTTAACTTTCATCCCTGTGAATTTTTTTACCCTCTTGCATAGAGTTTTTAGTATCTCAGCAGAGATCTCAATAGGAGTGAGATACTTTTCTTCTGAGCATTTTACCCTAATAACTTTTTCACTTTCGTTATCTATTTCACAATTGATACCTTCTTTATGCAAGTCTTTAACACTTTTACCCATTAAGCGTTTTATAGAGCAGATAGCGTTTTCGCCAACATCGTAGCCTACTTTTAGTACATCCTTTTCATATGAAATGACAGAAGGTAATAGTTCACGACCTTGCTCATCTTTAAATATTTCTACATTGCCAGCTTTATTTACCATGGCAATTAAAGAGTTAGTAGTTCCAAGATCTATACCAAAAACTACCTCATTTGAACTTGGTTCAGAAATTTGAACTGGCCGCATTTTCCTTCATCTCCTCAAATGACTTATATAAATATCTTAATCTAAAAACTTGCGTAGCAGCTTCATCAAATTTTTTTGTAGCAAAAGCATTAATTAGGTTTTTAGTACAATCTTTTACCTTTTCATCAATCATCCTACTTGCAAATTGTAAATCATCGCAGTCTAGAAAGTATTCTCTTATTTCCATTGATTCATTTAATATTTCAGGATCAAGATGCTCTTTTTTGCTTTGTACGTCAAAAAGATCCAACAAATGTTCGGCACGCTTTAGCGGTGACTTCAGTACCTGATAAGCTTTGTTGATATTTTCCATATTTTTGGACTCTCTTTCATTTATATTAGCTCTGCTTAGCTCAATATATTTTCTCTCCAACTCATCAAAGCTGATGTTAAAAGCCGGTTCAATTCCAAATAATGTGAAATGGTTGCTAGACATGAAAACTCTCTCCACAACCACATTTTCCTTTCTCATTAGGATTTTTGAAAATAAAACCTGATGAGAATTTTTCCTCTACATAATCCATTTCAGAGCCAAGAATAAACATGATAGATTTTGGATCGATCAGCACCTTGACTTTTTGACCATCGCTGCAACTTTCTTCAATTACCGATTCTAAAGGACGAACATCATATGCATATTCAATATCGTATTTTAAACCAGAACATCCTTTTTGCTTAATTAGAACTCTTATTCCTATTGCTTCTTCAAGATTAGCATGCTTCTTTCTATCCAATAAAGACCTTACCCTCCCTACTGCATTTGCAGTTAGAGTGATAGGTTTTTTAACAGAATTTACTCCTTGAAATTCACTCATATTCCTCAATGTTTTTGTTTATTTTGATAATCATGAATAGCAGCTTTTATAGCATCCTCAGCAAGTACTGAACAGTGTATCTTTACTGGCGGCAAAGACAATTCTTCCACTATTTGAGTATTCTTTATCTTTGTTACATCCTCAATAGTTTTTCCTTTGATCATTTCTGTAAGCAAAGAACTTGAAGCTATAGCAGAACCACAACCAAAAGTTTTAAATTTTGCATCTTCAATAACACCTTTATCGTTAACCTTTATTTGCAGCTTCATTACGTCGCCGCACGATGGTGCACCAACTAGACCAGTACCAACATTTGGATCATTTTTATCCAGAGAACCAACATTCCTTGGATTTTCGTAATGATCTAAAATTTTCTCATTATAACTCATAGATTATCCGTAAACCATTACTTACATTATAACATATTTAGGTTAAAAACTAAAGTAAAATACACTAGCAAGCGGTACATTTTACTCACAAAATATATAGGTTACGAGTGTATTTACTTTACAAATACATATAGTGCATGTCATTCTTTATATGGTAATTTTAGAAGGAGTATTTCTTGAGTTTATTCAGTAATCTTTATCAAGGACTATTAAAAACCTCCTCCCGTTTTAGTGATGGAGTAAAAAATATTTTTTCTGGCAAAAAAAAATTAGATCAGTCGCTTTTAGATGAGCTGGAAGAGCTGCTAATTAGCATGGATATAGGTCATAAAACTTCTAGACTTCTTATCGATAAGCTCGCAAGTATCAAATTTGAATCAGAAGTCGAGCACAACGTTATCAAACAGCAGTTAATGAGCGAAATAGAAACAATATTAAACCCTGTCGTGCAGCCGCTCATTTTGAATAAAAAACCCCACATAATAATGGTATGCGGAGTAAACGGTAATGGTAAAACCACAACTATAGGTAAACTTGCCTATAAATATAAGGAAAAAGGAAAATCCGTTATGCTTGTTGCATGCGATACATTTAGAGCTGCTGCGAGTGAGCAATTAAATATTTGGGCAGAACGTTCTGACTGCTCCATTGTTACTGGAGAATATGGTAGTGATTCTGCAAGTGTGGCATATAGAGCTGTAAATCAAGCGATAAAAGATAGCGTTGATGTTGTTTTGATTGATACAGCCGGAAGGCTACAAAACAATGTAAATCTCATGCAAGAGCTGTCAAAAATACATAGAACGATAAAGAAATTGGATGATACTGCTCCTCATGATGTTATTTTAGTTCTTGATGCAACTACTGGCCAAAATGCTTATAGCCAATTAGAGGCCTTTAGTAAAATGGTTGGTGTTACCGGGTTAATTGTAACAAAGCTAGATGGTACTGCTAAAGGTGGAGTAGTGATTGGGCTTGCAGAAGCTTATAAGGTGAAATTACACGCTATAGGAATTGGTGAAAGTATAGAAGACCTGAGGGAATTTACTGGCAAAGAGTTTGCTGAAGCGCTGTTTAAATGTGATTGAAGATCTCTTTAATTTTCTCATATGACCAAGCTTAATTATCATGAGAAGCCGTTTTTAGATGGTCTAATTCCAACATGTGACACTGGTTGCAAGTGATTATTGGGTTGGGTGAGCCGTTAACGTATAAAAATTACTTCCGCATATTTTCAATCTCATTATAATTACAAATAGAGATATTTTAAAAGCTCAAAATCTATCTTTAGTCTGCATACTTTTTAATCAAACTTATTAAAAAATGTATTCTTCAGTGTATATCTGTCGTATGTGCACTGCATTTTTTTCTAACTCTTTTTTACACAGGAGGATTTTATGTCCAGAATTCCAGATACTTGACCTTTACTTTAGCTAATAATGGGCGCCTATGGTTTTAGAAAGTGTAGGAAATAGAAACGTTTCTGTTTTTTGAGTAATTAAAAACCACTTCAGCTTGTCACTCATGCCTAAAAAGCAATTATATTAATGTAATATTTATACTTATATGTCAATATAAATATATTATAAAAATTTAAGGAGTATATTATAATAACATCTACACAAAATTCCTGGGTACCTGATCCACATGACGAATGCCACAGAATGTGTGAAAGGAGACATCATGGTAGTAGCTTCTCGAAAGCCATATGCAAGAACAAATGTAATAGGGAGTATCAATCTCCTGAACATCATTCACAAATTAGTGAGAAATTAGCAGCTAGTGCAAAAAATCTTTATGATGAGAGCGAAAAATTATTGCTTATAGCAGAGGAAATGCACAGTCAAGATTTAATGTATCTTTAATCACAGAAGATATTGGTTCACTTCTTTTTTTATGCGATAATTAGCTACTTGTTTTCGTATTTGTTCAGTCAAGGTAGTTATGAGTAAAAACAGCAAATGGTCAGTGCTTGACACTGGAATCCAGAAAAAAAGAAGCCAGTGTCAGCTACTCGAATGACATTATGGAAGTTGGGGTGACATCCTTCCCACAAGCAAAATGTTCATGTAGATAGTATTTAACTGTGATTGAAGACCTCTTTTAACTCTTTTATATGACCAAGCTTAATTATCTCAATATCATGAGAAGAATAATTGCCATTTTTAGGCATAATCGCCTTTTTAAACCCTAATTTTTGTGCTTCCCTTAGCCTGAGATCAGCATGCGAAACATTTCTAATTTCTCCTGAAAGTGCAACTTCACCGCAGATTATTGAAGAAGTTGGTAGCGGTAAATTTACTAAACTTGAAATAAGAGAAGCAGCAACAGCAAGATCAGCTGATGGTTCCTGTATTTTGAGTCCTCCCGCAATGTTTAGGTATACTTCTTTATCATGCAGAAACATTTTGCAACGAGCATTTAACGCCGCGATGATCATAGCTAACCTATTAATATCCCAACCAACTACTGCTCTTCTTGGAGTTGCCATATTAGTCCTTGCTATTAATGCTTGCACTTCCATTAAGATTGGTCTTGAGCCTTCAATTCCTGCAAATACGGCGCTGCCAACTACTTCTCTATCATGTACGGTCAAGAATAATGATGATGGATTATCAACAGGCATGAGTCCTGCTTCAGACATCTCAAAAACACCAATTTCATTTGCAGGGCCAAATCTATTTTTAATAGTGCGTAAAATGCGATATTGATTACTATTTTCACCCTCAAAATATAGTACTGTATCTACCATATGCTCCAGAGTTTTGGGTCCTGCTATTTGTCCATCCTTCGTTATATGGCCAACTATTAAGAGAGAAATACCATATTGCTTTGCAAGAACAGTCAATTCATGAGCGCAGGTACGGACTTGAGTTACAGTTCCTGGTGCTGATGTGACTTTGCTATCGTACATAGTTTGTATAGAATCAACTATTAAGAACCTAATACTTTTATTTTTTCTTATTGTTGTTACTACATCAGTTAAAGATACTGTAGATAAAAGCTTAATTTTAGGTTCATTTATCTTAAGACGCTTTGCTCTGAGGCTCACTTGCTCTAAAGATTCCTCGCCAGATACATAAAGACATTCAAAAGAAGAAAATTGCACAACATTAGCTGCAATCCTAAGCAAAAGAGTAGATTTTCCAATTCCAGGTTCACCACCAATTAAAATGCTAGCACCTTGAACGATACCTCCACCAAAAACTCTATCTAACTCTTCTATTCCTGTTAAAAAACGATCGGGGGTAATAATTTCACTATCTGATAACGCTTTTATTGAAATTGGTGCAGATGTACTTCTCGTTTCTGTTTTTAGTACTATTTCTTCGACAACCGTATCCCAACTGTCACATGCAATGCACCTTCCTACCCACCTTCCAGTACTATGACCGCAGAATTGACATACGTATGCAGTTTTCATAAAAGCCAAAATTATGATTGTAATAAAAATTAGCTAAATAAGTGAAATAAATTTAAATAGAGAAAATTACCAATCACACTTTTTATCTTGTGGTTTTATTTGCAATATTGCTACTAAACTGACTAATAAGCAAAAAATTACATAAAGCCCAGCAGCAAAGTCTATTTTAGGAAACATTATAGTAAACCAAGTGCATATCATAGGAGTAAATCCACCATGCAGGGCAAAAGAGATGTTACGTGATAAACTCACACCACTAAATCTAACATTGGTAGGAAAAAGCTCAGCAGTAACTATCCCTATAGGATTGATACCCCTCTCGATTATAGAAAGAGCCATCACACTCAACATAATTATTAGGTAGCTTTTATAGTAATATGCAATAGATAACATAGGACAACATAATACCATTGTTATCACTATAAATAAGATTGCAGTACGTTCTCTTCCTGTTTTATCAGCTAAAATTCCAAGCACTATTGAAGATATCGGCATTAATATACTGGTTATAATGAGTACAACTTCGTTGACATACGTTGTTACATAAGTTTCAACAGACACTATTTCTTTTGCAATTGTTCTAAGAAATATGGTAAATCCAACAGCAACATTAACAGGTACAGATATTAAAATTGCAAGTATCAGGGCTCTCTTATAGCGTTTTGTAAGCTCTATTATTGGT includes:
- a CDS encoding HesB/IscA family protein yields the protein MSEFQGVNSVKKPITLTANAVGRVRSLLDRKKHANLEEAIGIRVLIKQKGCSGLKYDIEYAYDVRPLESVIEESCSDGQKVKVLIDPKSIMFILGSEMDYVEEKFSSGFIFKNPNEKGKCGCGESFHV
- the ftsY gene encoding signal recognition particle-docking protein FtsY; its protein translation is MSLFSNLYQGLLKTSSRFSDGVKNIFSGKKKLDQSLLDELEELLISMDIGHKTSRLLIDKLASIKFESEVEHNVIKQQLMSEIETILNPVVQPLILNKKPHIIMVCGVNGNGKTTTIGKLAYKYKEKGKSVMLVACDTFRAAASEQLNIWAERSDCSIVTGEYGSDSASVAYRAVNQAIKDSVDVVLIDTAGRLQNNVNLMQELSKIHRTIKKLDDTAPHDVILVLDATTGQNAYSQLEAFSKMVGVTGLIVTKLDGTAKGGVVIGLAEAYKVKLHAIGIGESIEDLREFTGKEFAEALFKCD
- a CDS encoding iron-sulfur cluster co-chaperone HscB C-terminal domain-containing protein, with amino-acid sequence MSSNHFTLFGIEPAFNISFDELERKYIELSRANINERESKNMENINKAYQVLKSPLKRAEHLLDLFDVQSKKEHLDPEILNESMEIREYFLDCDDLQFASRMIDEKVKDCTKNLINAFATKKFDEAATQVFRLRYLYKSFEEMKENAASSNF
- the iscU gene encoding Fe-S cluster assembly scaffold IscU, whose amino-acid sequence is MSYNEKILDHYENPRNVGSLDKNDPNVGTGLVGAPSCGDVMKLQIKVNDKGVIEDAKFKTFGCGSAIASSSLLTEMIKGKTIEDVTKIKNTQIVEELSLPPVKIHCSVLAEDAIKAAIHDYQNKQKH
- the radA gene encoding DNA repair protein RadA, producing the protein MKTAYVCQFCGHSTGRWVGRCIACDSWDTVVEEIVLKTETRSTSAPISIKALSDSEIITPDRFLTGIEELDRVFGGGIVQGASILIGGEPGIGKSTLLLRIAANVVQFSSFECLYVSGEESLEQVSLRAKRLKINEPKIKLLSTVSLTDVVTTIRKNKSIRFLIVDSIQTMYDSKVTSAPGTVTQVRTCAHELTVLAKQYGISLLIVGHITKDGQIAGPKTLEHMVDTVLYFEGENSNQYRILRTIKNRFGPANEIGVFEMSEAGLMPVDNPSSLFLTVHDREVVGSAVFAGIEGSRPILMEVQALIARTNMATPRRAVVGWDINRLAMIIAALNARCKMFLHDKEVYLNIAGGLKIQEPSADLAVAASLISSLVNLPLPTSSIICGEVALSGEIRNVSHADLRLREAQKLGFKKAIMPKNGNYSSHDIEIIKLGHIKELKEVFNHS